CTACCATAGAATTCACCATATCAGATTGTATTTCTGGGTAAACAAGGCTTAACAGAGGGTGAAGGTTTCTATTGGTGTCCCATAATGAGTATACACTGTAACGCGTTTTTTCTTGATTATTACCAATACCTGATTGTCCCATCAATGGATAATCTCCATTGATGTCTTGAATGATATTAGGGTGAATCAGTGTATGATAGAGTGCGCTATAAAAAATAGTTTTCTTTTCTGTATCGCCTTTAACGGTAATACGTTCAAGCAGTTGTTGCCATTTTTGTTGAGATTTTTCTTTGGTGCGTTCAAATGAAAATTCGGGTTGTTCTGCCTCAAGGTTTTCTCTTGCATTGCTAATACTAACGTAGGAAATACCTAGCTTAACTTCAATTTGCTCATTTTCTTGCGTGTCAAACTGGAAGTACGCACCAATATCATCACCTGCAATTTCTTGTCGATAGTTTTCATAGGGCTTATAGCTATCGTTGTAACCAACCCATTCTGCCTCAACGTTTTTATACGTCGGCATTTTTTTCCATGCACCAGCCGTTTTAGCTTTTTTACTCAGTTTAGCGACAAAATAAACAGGACGAACATCCTCTGGGTTATAACAAAAAGTACCCAGCATTTTAAAGCCTTCGACTTCGTTGTTTGATACCACCTTTAGCATGCCACCCGTTTCATTAGTGAGACCTAAGCCTAAATTGAGTAAAATTTGAGATTGTCCTTTAGGAAAGGTATACCGACTAAGGCCTGTACGTAAGGTGCTAGTGACTTCTACATCAATTCCGTATTTATTAAGGGTATTACGGTAATATCCTGGAGAGGCTTCTTCATTGCTGTAAGTCGCGCCATATTTTTCCGCGTCAAATTCTAAATCCCCTGTCGTTGGCATCAATAAGAGGCTACCTAAGTCTGGGCAACCAACACCACTTAAATTGACATGACTAAAGCCGGTTAGAAAGTTATTATCATGGATATATCCTCGTGAATTCCATGCTTCGTCTTTTTCAAATGTATTTTCTTTACCTGCTTTAAATGCAGCATTAAACGGAACAACAGATGCCATACCATGCGGGTATTGGGCACCGGGGTGTGTTGCGCCAAAATTAGAAGTACCAATAAAAGGGTTAACATATTGAGTGACTGTTTCGGTGGCATGCGTGAATGTGCACACTAAGAAACATAATAAAAAAG
The Thalassotalea hakodatensis genome window above contains:
- a CDS encoding GH92 family glycosyl hydrolase, with the translated sequence MRTFLLCFLVCTFTHATETVTQYVNPFIGTSNFGATHPGAQYPHGMASVVPFNAAFKAGKENTFEKDEAWNSRGYIHDNNFLTGFSHVNLSGVGCPDLGSLLLMPTTGDLEFDAEKYGATYSNEEASPGYYRNTLNKYGIDVEVTSTLRTGLSRYTFPKGQSQILLNLGLGLTNETGGMLKVVSNNEVEGFKMLGTFCYNPEDVRPVYFVAKLSKKAKTAGAWKKMPTYKNVEAEWVGYNDSYKPYENYRQEIAGDDIGAYFQFDTQENEQIEVKLGISYVSISNARENLEAEQPEFSFERTKEKSQQKWQQLLERITVKGDTEKKTIFYSALYHTLIHPNIIQDINGDYPLMGQSGIGNNQEKTRYSVYSLWDTNRNLHPLLSLVYPEIQSDMVNSMVDMAKESGWLPKWELLGMETQVMVGDPATPVIADTYLRGIQDFDIDSAYNFAKKAASVEQNNLLRPENKTYLTLGYVPVDGEGQWDGTVSTSLEYYIADWNLAQLASALGKKQDHDTFLQRSMGYKKLFDHQTGMLRPKHINGKWLTPYDPQLGRNFEPAPGYIEGNAWNYRFYVPHDINGLMALLGGEKQFLEQLEQTFITDNFDMANEPDITYPFLYNYIEGEEWRSQKRVFELIDKHYHNTPGGIPGNDDAGTLSAWLVFSMMGIYPVSPGDMHYAIVSPSFSEITIKLNPDYYTDKNLVITSKQSNSKDKYISNVMFNNKKINSYFINHNELVKGGELLFLFGDENP